From a single Nitrospirota bacterium genomic region:
- a CDS encoding succinate dehydrogenase/fumarate reductase iron-sulfur subunit, giving the protein MDLTLFVWRQKGPADKGRLEELPAAGISPDMSFLEMLDLVNEELIRKGKEPIAFDHDCREGICGMCSQVINGIPHGPQKKTTVCQLHMRNFRDGDTIYIEPWKARAFPVIKDLIVDRSSLDRIIQSGGYVSVHTGGVPDANTVLISKEEADTAMDAAECIGCGACVAACPNGSAMLFTGAKVSHLAALPQGRIEAARRVCMMTAAMLKEGFGNCSNHYECEAVCPKGIKAKFIATLNREYIKAIPGELIKVRGKSGSD; this is encoded by the coding sequence ATGGACCTGACCCTTTTCGTCTGGAGACAGAAGGGCCCTGCGGACAAGGGAAGACTTGAAGAGCTCCCGGCTGCAGGCATCAGCCCTGACATGTCGTTCCTTGAGATGCTTGATTTGGTGAACGAGGAACTGATCAGAAAGGGCAAAGAGCCCATAGCCTTTGACCATGACTGCAGGGAAGGTATCTGCGGCATGTGTTCCCAGGTGATAAACGGCATCCCCCACGGCCCGCAGAAAAAAACTACGGTCTGTCAACTGCATATGCGCAACTTTAGAGATGGCGATACTATTTATATTGAACCCTGGAAGGCAAGGGCCTTCCCGGTGATCAAAGACCTGATTGTTGACAGAAGCAGCCTTGACCGCATTATCCAGTCTGGCGGGTACGTGTCAGTGCATACAGGTGGCGTTCCGGACGCAAATACTGTGCTGATATCCAAAGAGGAGGCTGATACTGCGATGGATGCGGCCGAATGCATAGGATGCGGCGCATGCGTGGCAGCCTGTCCTAATGGTTCAGCCATGCTCTTTACAGGAGCAAAGGTGTCGCATCTGGCAGCGCTTCCTCAGGGAAGGATAGAGGCTGCACGGCGCGTCTGCATGATGACCGCTGCAATGCTCAAGGAGGGTTTCGGCAACTGCAGCAACCACTATGAATGCGAGGCTGTATGCCCGAAAGGCATCAAGGCAAAGTTCATCGCAACATTGAACCGGGAATATATAAAGGCCATACCCGGGGAGCTGATCAAAGTCAGGGGAAAGAGCGGCAGTGATTAG
- a CDS encoding ABC transporter substrate-binding protein produces MKRLSLIILMSFVLSLIASSLFAADTFDLVIPLPLTGKQAKFGEMMKRSYEIAAEEINAKGGIKKKKINLSFEDSGAKPETARAIVEKLIDTKKQPIIVGEYTSACAKAVAAVAEERKTPYLVVASADDDITQKHYKYVFRQNPVNAHYSDAVIDFIKNVVKPKTIAILFESSAFGTSGADAMVKDAEKAGIKVVLKEKYEAGSVDFKPLLSKVKAAQPDVLYMVSYVMDASLLMKQIKELRIDAKLFAGGAAGFAIPEFIDNAKDAAEYVITATLWTTQLKYPGSKEYAEKYKKKYGDYPSYHGASAYSALFVTKEALEKAKDWTPEGIRASLKATNMTTAFGPVKFEDKEGYQNQNFSDTYVLQVIKGEHETIWPEKHASKKYVYPMPTWRERR; encoded by the coding sequence ATGAAACGTCTGAGCCTTATCATTCTTATGTCCTTTGTGCTGAGCCTTATTGCCTCATCGCTTTTCGCAGCAGATACCTTTGACCTTGTTATCCCGCTGCCTCTGACAGGCAAGCAGGCAAAGTTCGGCGAGATGATGAAAAGATCCTATGAGATCGCAGCAGAAGAGATCAATGCCAAGGGCGGCATCAAGAAAAAGAAAATTAACCTCTCGTTTGAAGATTCCGGCGCTAAGCCCGAGACGGCCCGCGCCATTGTCGAGAAGCTGATCGACACCAAGAAACAGCCGATCATTGTGGGAGAATACACCTCAGCGTGTGCAAAGGCGGTTGCTGCCGTTGCCGAGGAGCGGAAGACCCCCTATCTCGTGGTTGCCAGCGCTGACGATGACATCACCCAGAAGCATTACAAGTACGTATTCCGCCAGAACCCGGTCAATGCCCATTACAGCGACGCTGTTATCGACTTCATCAAGAATGTGGTTAAACCCAAAACCATTGCTATCCTTTTTGAAAGCTCTGCTTTCGGCACATCAGGAGCTGACGCTATGGTGAAAGATGCCGAGAAGGCAGGCATTAAGGTGGTACTGAAAGAGAAGTACGAGGCAGGCTCTGTGGACTTCAAGCCTCTTCTTTCGAAGGTCAAGGCAGCCCAGCCCGACGTTCTTTATATGGTCTCGTATGTTATGGATGCCTCACTCCTGATGAAGCAGATCAAGGAGCTGAGGATCGATGCCAAGCTCTTTGCCGGAGGGGCAGCAGGATTTGCTATCCCTGAGTTCATTGATAATGCAAAGGACGCGGCAGAATATGTGATCACTGCAACGCTCTGGACAACGCAGCTTAAATACCCGGGCTCAAAAGAATATGCAGAGAAATACAAAAAGAAATACGGCGACTATCCTTCTTATCATGGAGCATCAGCCTATTCAGCCCTTTTCGTGACCAAAGAAGCGCTCGAAAAGGCAAAGGACTGGACTCCTGAGGGAATACGTGCTAGCCTTAAGGCAACGAATATGACAACAGCCTTCGGCCCTGTAAAATTCGAAGACAAGGAAGGCTATCAGAACCAGAATTTCTCTGATACCTATGTGCTGCAGGTCATTAAAGGAGAGCATGAGACCATCTGGCCTGAAAAACATGCAAGCAAAAAATATGTATACCCCATGCCGACCTGGAGAGAGAGAAGGTAA